The Vespula vulgaris chromosome 2, iyVesVulg1.1, whole genome shotgun sequence genome has a segment encoding these proteins:
- the LOC127072559 gene encoding chromodomain-helicase-DNA-binding protein 1 isoform X7: MRRVDETMQKTVESESGKESGSDSENESKSDSSSSGSNSGSASATDSSHNSWNSESSESESDESENRRPPPSKSLNRRAAQKAKEKARARKKRISESSDNSSFDSDDNRRQVTRRTGTAVSYKEESEEGTDSEDLVEIDETTTTNTEPDNAETVERILGQRRGKKGVTGNVTTIYAVEENGDPNPKDLNTEETETQYLIKWKGWSHIHNTWESEESLKAQKVKGLKKLDNFIKREREIKQWREYAGPEDIDYFECQLELQQELLKSYNNVERIIAEYEKPDSEHPDYYCKWESLPYAEATWEDGALIVKKWPVKIKEFRDREDSKRTPSKHCKVLKIRPKFHQLKGQPEYMGKGKDLVLRDYQMDGLNWMIHSWCKENSVILADEMGLGKTIQTICFLYYLFHTHQLHGPFLLVVPLSTMTSWQREMAQWAPDMNFVTYLGDVTSRNVIREYEWCYSSKRLKFNAILTTYEIVLKDKAFLGALNWAVLLVDEAHRLKNDDSLLYKALSEFHTNHRLLITGTPLQNSLKELWALLHFIMPAKFNSWEEFEKEHDNAAQKGYSKLHKQLEPFILRRVKKDVEKSLPAKVEQILRVEMTSLQKQYYKWILTKNYNALRKGVKGSTMTFLNIVIELKKCCNHAFLTKPTESERKDNNDDYLQQLIRGSGKLVLLDKLLVRLRETGHRVLIFSQMVRMLDILGEYLQKRHFPFQRLDGSIKGELRKQALDHFNAEGSPDFCFLLSTRAGGLGINLATADTVIIFDSDWNPQNDLQAQARAHRIGQKNQVNIYRLVTKNSVEEEIVERAKQKMVLDHLVIQRMDTTGRTVLDKKNAGTNNNPFNKEDLNAILKFGAEELFKDEEDGDEEPTCDIDEILRRAETRDEGPTTVGDELLSAFKVASFAAFEEESEPVNQPNDNDDESKDWAEIIPENFRKKVEEEEKSKEMEDLYLPPRSRKTLQQINQTGDGRGRKRKKTPDDSEEGEESGSEVEGSDDDRPKKRGRPRVTPRENIKSFTDVEIRRFVKSYKKFTAPLKRLDDIAADAELQEKPMSELRYLGEQLQSRCEACLSEFESTAKENKGEEEGKGPGRKRGRGPTFKMGGVMVNAKSFSAAVKELEPLDQALPSDAEQRANWHLDIKVKPANFDCDWNSEDDSRLLRGIYQHGMGSWEAIKTDASLKLGDKILPNGSKVQSKRVSARAEYLLKVLKKQMDFKHGVTRARKPRKPKEVKTAITKEIIEENESSGEESKKLKTKIDKILVKKEEDVIVKKEIKEEPEEASEEKKKEKKVKKDKKENKKTKKNKQTAGPMHFTANNEPRALDVLGDLDPSIFNECKEKMRPVKKALKALDRPDQSLSEAEQVAHTRHCLVQIGNQINTCLAEYKDPEQIKEWRSNLWYFVSKFTEFDAKKLYKLYKHATRKGGGDSNVSVTSSPEKKEDTSNSKKHEKSYDKHNDKQLADSSNKDRQIKRRIDDIEDSSNSSIPSKKHVTAINAMSNISNTSAVTIGAITITPITSTANSTSSTTNTTDTSRHKEQKDSKSKDMKRDRERDRDRDRSHNDRGMDRLNCGKDERIRRDSGSYNMGGHYSGSREDDHWILPRDTRDMRDGRFTDHKRDRFESYGRLSGGYHRDRERDRDRGMHINDKRSNFYRYPSGPPSYGYGPGSYGSGGGGYAPNDMPPSHFRGRGYPGDSYSNEWRPSKDYRRDYDRRPPPPNANS; this comes from the exons ACAGTTGAATCGGAATCTGGTAAGGAATCCGGATCTGACTCTGAAAACGAGAGCAAAAGTGACAGTTCCTCATCCGGGAGTAATTCGGGATCTGCCTCTGCTACAGATAG ttcACACAATTCATGGAATTCAGAAAGTTCAGAATCTGAATCTGATGAATCAGAAAATAGACGGCCACCACCTAGCAAGTCCTTGAACAGACGTGCGGCACAAAAGGCTAAAGAAAAAGCTAGAGCACGAAAAAAGCGTATTTCCGAATCTTCTGACAATTCTTCGTTTGATAGCGATGATAACAGAAG gCAAGTTACAAGGAGAACGGGTACTGCAGTTAGTTATAAAGAAGAGAGTGAAGAAGGTACTGATAGCGAAGATTTGGTTGAAATCGATGAAACAACAACTACAAATACAGAACCTGATAACGCGGAAACGGTTGAAAGAATTTTGGGacaaagaagaggaaagaagggtG TTACAGGAAATGTCACCACAATTTATGCAGTAGAAGAAAATGGTGATCCTAATCCAAAGGATTTAAATACCGAGGAGACTGAAacacaatatttaattaaatggaAAGGATGGTCGCATATACACAATACGTGGGAGTCAGAAGAATCTTTAAAAGCACAAAaa gttaaaggattaaaaaaattagataattttataaaacgagaacgagaaattAAACAATGGAGAGAGTATGCAGGACCTGAGGATATAGATTATTTTGAATGTCAGTTAGAGTTGCAACAAGAACTTTTgaaaagttataataatgTGGAAAGAATTATTG CTGAATATGAAAAGCCAGATTCTGAACATCCcgattattattgtaaatggGAAAGTTTGCCATATGCCGAGGCAACGTGGGAAGATGGAGCtttaatagttaaaaaatggccagtaaaaataaaagaatttcggGACAGAGAAGATTCCAAAAGGACACCGAGTAAACATTGCAAAGTCCTTAAAATCAGGCCCAAGTTTCATCAGCTAAAAGGACAGCCAGAATATATGGGTAAAGGAAAAGATTTAGTCCTGAGAGATTATCAAATGGACGGATTAAATTGGATGATCCATTCATGGTGCAAAGAAAATAg cGTTATCCTGGCAGACGAAATGGGTCTTGGAAAAACCATACAAACTATATGCTTCCTTTATTACCTATTTCATACTCATCAACTTCACGGACCGTTTTTATTAGTAGTACCTCTTTCAACAATGACTTCCTGGCAAAGAGAAATGGCCCAATGGGCACCCGACATGAACTTTGTTACGTATTTGGGTGACGTAACATCTCGAAATGTC ataagAGAATACGAATGGTGTTATAGttcaaaaagattaaaatttaatgcaATACTTACAACATATGAGATAGTACTTAAAGATAAAGCATTTTTGGGTGCCTTAAATTGGGCAGTGCTTTTAGTGGACGAAGCTCATAGATTAAAAAACGATGATTCTCTCCTTTATAAAGCTTTATCCGAATTTCATACCAATCATCGTCTTTTAATAACAGGTACTCCATTACAGAACAGTTTAAAGGAGTTATGGGCGTTACTTCATTTCATAATGCCTGCCAAATTTAATTCTTGGgaagaatttgaaaaagaacaCGACAATGCTGCCCAGAAAGGTTATTCTAAGTTACACAAACAGTTAGAACCTTTTATCTTAAGGCGTGTTAAAAAGGACGTAGAAAAATCATTACCTGCAAAAGTCGAGCAAATCTTACGCGTAGAAATGACTTCTTTGCAAAAACAATATTACAAGTGGATATTGACAAAAAACTATAACGCCTTGCGTAAAGGAGTTAAAGGATCTACTATGACGTTTCTCAACATAGTGATAGAACTTAAGAAATGTTGTAATCACGCTTTTTTAACAAAACCTACcgaaagcgaaagaaaagataataacgaCGATTATCTACAACAACTGATCAGAGGTTCAGGAAAATTGGTCCTTTTGGATAAATTGTTAGTGCGACTTCGTGAGACTGGACACAGAGTATTGATATTTAGTCAGATGGTAAGAATGTTGGATATTCTTGgagaatatttacaaaaacgACACTTCCCTTTCCAACGATTAGATGGAAGTATAAAAGGAGAATTGAGAAAGCAGGCGTTAGATCATTTTAATGCCGAAGGTTCGCcagatttttgtttcttgttatCGACCAGAGCTGGCGGACTCGGCATAAATCTTGCCACTGCTGACACCGTGATAATCTTCGACTCGGATTGGAACCCGCAAAACGATTTACAAGCACAAGCGAGAGCCCATCGAATTGGACAAAAAAATCAAGTTAACATATATCGATTGGTGACAAAAAATTCTGTAGAGGAGGAAATCGTTGAACGAGCGAAACAAAAAATGGTTCTCGATCATTTGGTCATTCAAAGAATGGATACAACTGGAAGAACGGtcttggataaaaaaaatgctGGGACCAACAATAACCCATTTAATAAAGAAGACTTAAATGCTATATTAAAATTTGGAGCAGAGGAATTATTCAAAGACGAGGAGGACGGAGACGAGGAGCCTACGTGCGACATCGATGAAATTTTAAGAAGAGCCGAAACTAGAGACGAAGGACCTACCACCGTAGGAGACGAACTGTTATCGGCATTCAAAGTTGCCAGTTTCGCTGCATTTGAGGAGGAATCGGAGCCAGTCAATCAACCtaacgacaatgacgacgaaaGTAAAGACTGGGCTGAGATAATAccagaaaattttcgaaaaaaagtcgaagaagaagaaaagtctaAGGAAATGGAAGATCTTTACCTTCCGCCAAGAAGTCGTAAGACTCTTCAACAAATTAATCAAACTGGCGATGGAAGAggtagaaagaggaaaaagacgCCGGATGACAGCGAGGAAGGTGAAGAGTCTGGAAGCGAAGTAGAAGGTAGCGACGACGACAGACCTAAAAAGAGAGGTAGACCAAGGGTCACGCCTCGCGAGAACATCAAGAGTTTCACGGATGTAGAAATTCGTAGATTCGTCAAAAGTTATAAGAAATTTACAGCGCCTTTAAAAAGACTGGACGATATCGCCGCGGACGCAGAATTGCAAGAGAAACCAATGTCGGAATTGCGTTATTTGGGTGAACAGCTGCAATCTCGTTGCGAGGCTTGCTTATCCGAATTTGAAAGTACCgcgaaagagaataaaggcGAGGAAGAGGGTAAAGGACCTGGTcgtaagagaggaagaggtcCTACATTTAAAATGGGCGGTGTTATGGTAAATGCAAAATCATTTTCTGCCGCCGTCAAAGAATTGGAACCATTGGATCAAGCACTTCCGTCAGATGCCGAACAAAGAGCCAATTGGCACCTTGACATCAAAGTAAAACCGGCGAACTTTGACTGCGATTGGAATTCCGAAGATGACTCTAGACTTTTGAGAGGCATATATCAGCATGGCATGGGTTCTTGGGAAGCCATTAAAACAGATGCTAGTTTAAAACTCGGTGATAAAATTCTTCCTAATGGTAGTAAAGTTCAATCTAAACGGGTGAGCGCTCGTGCTGAGTACTTGTTAAAAGTTCTTAAAAAGCAAATGGATTTCAAGCATGGCGTG ACCCGTGCAAGGAAACCTAGAAAACcaaaagaagtaaaaacaGCAATtactaaagaaataatagaagaaaatgagagttCAGGAGAAGAGAGTAAAAAGCTTAAGACAAAAATTGATAAA ATACTcgtaaagaaagaggaagacgttattgttaaaaaagagattaaagaaGAACCCGAGGAGGCGtctgaagagaaaaagaaggagaaaaaagttaagaaggataaaaaggaaaataagaagactaaaaaaaataaacaaactgCAGGACCGATGCATTTCACAGCAAACAACGAACCACGAGCTCTTGACGTTCTTGGTGATTTAGATCCATCTATATTCAATGAG TGCAAGGAGAAGATGCGTCCGGTGAAAAAAGCATTAAAAGCTTTGGATAGACCAGATCAATCGTTGAGCGAAGCAGAGCAAGTAGCCCATACACGCCACTGTCTAGTTCAAATCGGAAATCAAATTAATACTTGTCTTGCAGAATACAAGGATCCTGAGCAAATTAAAGAATGGCGAAGTAACTTATGGTATTTTGTATCAAAATTTACAGAATTTGATGCTAAAAagctatataaattatataagcaTGCAACGAGAAAAGGTGGCGGTGATAGTAATGTAAGTGTAACATCTAGTCctgaaaagaaggaagacaCGAGTAATTCAAAG AAACATGAAAAATCATATGACAAACATAACGACAAACAATTAGCGGATTCCAGTAATAAAGATCGCCAAATTAAGCGTAGAATCGATGACATAGAAGATAGTTCTAACAGCAGTATCCCAAGTAAGAAACATGTTACAGCTATTAATGCGATGAGCAATATTAGCAACACCTCAGCTGTTACTATCGGTGCTATTACAATTACTCCTATAACATCAACTGCAAACTCTACGTCGAGTACAACTAATACAACGGATACGTCAAGGcacaaagaacaaaaagattcAAAGTCGAAAGATATGAAACGGGATCGAGaacgagacagagatagagacagaagtCACAATGATAGAGGCATGGACAGATTAAATTGTGGAAAAGATGAACGGATCAGAAGGGATAGTGGTAGTTATAATATGGGTGGACATTATAGTGGGAGTAGAGAAGACGATCATTGGATTTTACCTAGGGACACAAGAGATATGAGAGATGGAAG ATTTACGGATCACAAACGTGATAGATTTGAATCTTACGGACGTTTGTCTGGTGGATATCAtcgagacagagaaagagatagagatcgTGGTATgcatataaacgataaaagaag TAATTTTTATAGGTATCCATCTGGACCACCAAGCTATGGATACGGTCCAGGTAGCTATGGAAGTGGAGGTGGCGGCTACGCACCAAATGACATGCCACCAAGCCATTTTAGAGGTCGAGGATATCCAGGAGATAGTTATTCGAATGAATGGCGACCTAGTAAGGATTATAGAAGAGATTATGATAGGAGGCCGCCACCACCAAATGCCAATTCCTAG
- the LOC127072559 gene encoding chromodomain-helicase-DNA-binding protein 1 isoform X5 → MTKHRVSKPRAALPFPVRCATGLWKTVESESGKESGSDSENESKSDSSSSGSNSGSASATDSDSSSSSGSGSGSGSESDKSEQLDAPAQSDSLQSKSSNHSTDAKLRLKNESSREWDENPDIYGIRRSGRSRKEPERLATQRESDSEGRKRYKKKGSHNSWNSESSESESDESENRRPPPSKSLNRRAAQKAKEKARARKKRISESSDNSSFDSDDNRRQVTRRTGTAVSYKEESEEGTDSEDLVEIDETTTTNTEPDNAETVERILGQRRGKKGVTGNVTTIYAVEENGDPNPKDLNTEETETQYLIKWKGWSHIHNTWESEESLKAQKVKGLKKLDNFIKREREIKQWREYAGPEDIDYFECQLELQQELLKSYNNVERIIAEYEKPDSEHPDYYCKWESLPYAEATWEDGALIVKKWPVKIKEFRDREDSKRTPSKHCKVLKIRPKFHQLKGQPEYMGKGKDLVLRDYQMDGLNWMIHSWCKENSVILADEMGLGKTIQTICFLYYLFHTHQLHGPFLLVVPLSTMTSWQREMAQWAPDMNFVTYLGDVTSRNVIREYEWCYSSKRLKFNAILTTYEIVLKDKAFLGALNWAVLLVDEAHRLKNDDSLLYKALSEFHTNHRLLITGTPLQNSLKELWALLHFIMPAKFNSWEEFEKEHDNAAQKGYSKLHKQLEPFILRRVKKDVEKSLPAKVEQILRVEMTSLQKQYYKWILTKNYNALRKGVKGSTMTFLNIVIELKKCCNHAFLTKPTESERKDNNDDYLQQLIRGSGKLVLLDKLLVRLRETGHRVLIFSQMVRMLDILGEYLQKRHFPFQRLDGSIKGELRKQALDHFNAEGSPDFCFLLSTRAGGLGINLATADTVIIFDSDWNPQNDLQAQARAHRIGQKNQVNIYRLVTKNSVEEEIVERAKQKMVLDHLVIQRMDTTGRTVLDKKNAGTNNNPFNKEDLNAILKFGAEELFKDEEDGDEEPTCDIDEILRRAETRDEGPTTVGDELLSAFKVASFAAFEEESEPVNQPNDNDDESKDWAEIIPENFRKKVEEEEKSKEMEDLYLPPRSRKTLQQINQTGDGRGRKRKKTPDDSEEGEESGSEVEGSDDDRPKKRGRPRVTPRENIKSFTDVEIRRFVKSYKKFTAPLKRLDDIAADAELQEKPMSELRYLGEQLQSRCEACLSEFESTAKENKGEEEGKGPGRKRGRGPTFKMGGVMVNAKSFSAAVKELEPLDQALPSDAEQRANWHLDIKVKPANFDCDWNSEDDSRLLRGIYQHGMGSWEAIKTDASLKLGDKILPNGSKVQSKRVSARAEYLLKVLKKQMDFKHGVILVKKEEDVIVKKEIKEEPEEASEEKKKEKKVKKDKKENKKTKKNKQTAGPMHFTANNEPRALDVLGDLDPSIFNECKEKMRPVKKALKALDRPDQSLSEAEQVAHTRHCLVQIGNQINTCLAEYKDPEQIKEWRSNLWYFVSKFTEFDAKKLYKLYKHATRKGGGDSNVSVTSSPEKKEDTSNSKKHEKSYDKHNDKQLADSSNKDRQIKRRIDDIEDSSNSSIPSKKHVTAINAMSNISNTSAVTIGAITITPITSTANSTSSTTNTTDTSRHKEQKDSKSKDMKRDRERDRDRDRSHNDRGMDRLNCGKDERIRRDSGSYNMGGHYSGSREDDHWILPRDTRDMRDGRFTDHKRDRFESYGRLSGGYHRDRERDRDRGMHINDKRSNFYRYPSGPPSYGYGPGSYGSGGGGYAPNDMPPSHFRGRGYPGDSYSNEWRPSKDYRRDYDRRPPPPNANS, encoded by the exons ACAGTTGAATCGGAATCTGGTAAGGAATCCGGATCTGACTCTGAAAACGAGAGCAAAAGTGACAGTTCCTCATCCGGGAGTAATTCGGGATCTGCCTCTGCTACAGATAG TGACTCTAGCTCTTCGAGCGGTTCTGGTTCTGGATCTGGTTCTGAATCTGATAAATCAGAGCAGTTGGATGCACCTGCACAAAGTGATAGTTTACAAAGCAAATCCTCTAATCACAGCACAGATGCAAAACTTAGGCTTAAAAATGAGTCTAGTCGTGAATGGGATGAGAATCCTGATATATATGGCATTAGGAGATCCGGACGTTCTAGAAAAGAACCTGAAAGACTTGCAACACAACGCGAAAGTGATAGTGAGGGTCGCaagagatataagaaaaaggg ttcACACAATTCATGGAATTCAGAAAGTTCAGAATCTGAATCTGATGAATCAGAAAATAGACGGCCACCACCTAGCAAGTCCTTGAACAGACGTGCGGCACAAAAGGCTAAAGAAAAAGCTAGAGCACGAAAAAAGCGTATTTCCGAATCTTCTGACAATTCTTCGTTTGATAGCGATGATAACAGAAG gCAAGTTACAAGGAGAACGGGTACTGCAGTTAGTTATAAAGAAGAGAGTGAAGAAGGTACTGATAGCGAAGATTTGGTTGAAATCGATGAAACAACAACTACAAATACAGAACCTGATAACGCGGAAACGGTTGAAAGAATTTTGGGacaaagaagaggaaagaagggtG TTACAGGAAATGTCACCACAATTTATGCAGTAGAAGAAAATGGTGATCCTAATCCAAAGGATTTAAATACCGAGGAGACTGAAacacaatatttaattaaatggaAAGGATGGTCGCATATACACAATACGTGGGAGTCAGAAGAATCTTTAAAAGCACAAAaa gttaaaggattaaaaaaattagataattttataaaacgagaacgagaaattAAACAATGGAGAGAGTATGCAGGACCTGAGGATATAGATTATTTTGAATGTCAGTTAGAGTTGCAACAAGAACTTTTgaaaagttataataatgTGGAAAGAATTATTG CTGAATATGAAAAGCCAGATTCTGAACATCCcgattattattgtaaatggGAAAGTTTGCCATATGCCGAGGCAACGTGGGAAGATGGAGCtttaatagttaaaaaatggccagtaaaaataaaagaatttcggGACAGAGAAGATTCCAAAAGGACACCGAGTAAACATTGCAAAGTCCTTAAAATCAGGCCCAAGTTTCATCAGCTAAAAGGACAGCCAGAATATATGGGTAAAGGAAAAGATTTAGTCCTGAGAGATTATCAAATGGACGGATTAAATTGGATGATCCATTCATGGTGCAAAGAAAATAg cGTTATCCTGGCAGACGAAATGGGTCTTGGAAAAACCATACAAACTATATGCTTCCTTTATTACCTATTTCATACTCATCAACTTCACGGACCGTTTTTATTAGTAGTACCTCTTTCAACAATGACTTCCTGGCAAAGAGAAATGGCCCAATGGGCACCCGACATGAACTTTGTTACGTATTTGGGTGACGTAACATCTCGAAATGTC ataagAGAATACGAATGGTGTTATAGttcaaaaagattaaaatttaatgcaATACTTACAACATATGAGATAGTACTTAAAGATAAAGCATTTTTGGGTGCCTTAAATTGGGCAGTGCTTTTAGTGGACGAAGCTCATAGATTAAAAAACGATGATTCTCTCCTTTATAAAGCTTTATCCGAATTTCATACCAATCATCGTCTTTTAATAACAGGTACTCCATTACAGAACAGTTTAAAGGAGTTATGGGCGTTACTTCATTTCATAATGCCTGCCAAATTTAATTCTTGGgaagaatttgaaaaagaacaCGACAATGCTGCCCAGAAAGGTTATTCTAAGTTACACAAACAGTTAGAACCTTTTATCTTAAGGCGTGTTAAAAAGGACGTAGAAAAATCATTACCTGCAAAAGTCGAGCAAATCTTACGCGTAGAAATGACTTCTTTGCAAAAACAATATTACAAGTGGATATTGACAAAAAACTATAACGCCTTGCGTAAAGGAGTTAAAGGATCTACTATGACGTTTCTCAACATAGTGATAGAACTTAAGAAATGTTGTAATCACGCTTTTTTAACAAAACCTACcgaaagcgaaagaaaagataataacgaCGATTATCTACAACAACTGATCAGAGGTTCAGGAAAATTGGTCCTTTTGGATAAATTGTTAGTGCGACTTCGTGAGACTGGACACAGAGTATTGATATTTAGTCAGATGGTAAGAATGTTGGATATTCTTGgagaatatttacaaaaacgACACTTCCCTTTCCAACGATTAGATGGAAGTATAAAAGGAGAATTGAGAAAGCAGGCGTTAGATCATTTTAATGCCGAAGGTTCGCcagatttttgtttcttgttatCGACCAGAGCTGGCGGACTCGGCATAAATCTTGCCACTGCTGACACCGTGATAATCTTCGACTCGGATTGGAACCCGCAAAACGATTTACAAGCACAAGCGAGAGCCCATCGAATTGGACAAAAAAATCAAGTTAACATATATCGATTGGTGACAAAAAATTCTGTAGAGGAGGAAATCGTTGAACGAGCGAAACAAAAAATGGTTCTCGATCATTTGGTCATTCAAAGAATGGATACAACTGGAAGAACGGtcttggataaaaaaaatgctGGGACCAACAATAACCCATTTAATAAAGAAGACTTAAATGCTATATTAAAATTTGGAGCAGAGGAATTATTCAAAGACGAGGAGGACGGAGACGAGGAGCCTACGTGCGACATCGATGAAATTTTAAGAAGAGCCGAAACTAGAGACGAAGGACCTACCACCGTAGGAGACGAACTGTTATCGGCATTCAAAGTTGCCAGTTTCGCTGCATTTGAGGAGGAATCGGAGCCAGTCAATCAACCtaacgacaatgacgacgaaaGTAAAGACTGGGCTGAGATAATAccagaaaattttcgaaaaaaagtcgaagaagaagaaaagtctaAGGAAATGGAAGATCTTTACCTTCCGCCAAGAAGTCGTAAGACTCTTCAACAAATTAATCAAACTGGCGATGGAAGAggtagaaagaggaaaaagacgCCGGATGACAGCGAGGAAGGTGAAGAGTCTGGAAGCGAAGTAGAAGGTAGCGACGACGACAGACCTAAAAAGAGAGGTAGACCAAGGGTCACGCCTCGCGAGAACATCAAGAGTTTCACGGATGTAGAAATTCGTAGATTCGTCAAAAGTTATAAGAAATTTACAGCGCCTTTAAAAAGACTGGACGATATCGCCGCGGACGCAGAATTGCAAGAGAAACCAATGTCGGAATTGCGTTATTTGGGTGAACAGCTGCAATCTCGTTGCGAGGCTTGCTTATCCGAATTTGAAAGTACCgcgaaagagaataaaggcGAGGAAGAGGGTAAAGGACCTGGTcgtaagagaggaagaggtcCTACATTTAAAATGGGCGGTGTTATGGTAAATGCAAAATCATTTTCTGCCGCCGTCAAAGAATTGGAACCATTGGATCAAGCACTTCCGTCAGATGCCGAACAAAGAGCCAATTGGCACCTTGACATCAAAGTAAAACCGGCGAACTTTGACTGCGATTGGAATTCCGAAGATGACTCTAGACTTTTGAGAGGCATATATCAGCATGGCATGGGTTCTTGGGAAGCCATTAAAACAGATGCTAGTTTAAAACTCGGTGATAAAATTCTTCCTAATGGTAGTAAAGTTCAATCTAAACGGGTGAGCGCTCGTGCTGAGTACTTGTTAAAAGTTCTTAAAAAGCAAATGGATTTCAAGCATGGCGTG ATACTcgtaaagaaagaggaagacgttattgttaaaaaagagattaaagaaGAACCCGAGGAGGCGtctgaagagaaaaagaaggagaaaaaagttaagaaggataaaaaggaaaataagaagactaaaaaaaataaacaaactgCAGGACCGATGCATTTCACAGCAAACAACGAACCACGAGCTCTTGACGTTCTTGGTGATTTAGATCCATCTATATTCAATGAG TGCAAGGAGAAGATGCGTCCGGTGAAAAAAGCATTAAAAGCTTTGGATAGACCAGATCAATCGTTGAGCGAAGCAGAGCAAGTAGCCCATACACGCCACTGTCTAGTTCAAATCGGAAATCAAATTAATACTTGTCTTGCAGAATACAAGGATCCTGAGCAAATTAAAGAATGGCGAAGTAACTTATGGTATTTTGTATCAAAATTTACAGAATTTGATGCTAAAAagctatataaattatataagcaTGCAACGAGAAAAGGTGGCGGTGATAGTAATGTAAGTGTAACATCTAGTCctgaaaagaaggaagacaCGAGTAATTCAAAG AAACATGAAAAATCATATGACAAACATAACGACAAACAATTAGCGGATTCCAGTAATAAAGATCGCCAAATTAAGCGTAGAATCGATGACATAGAAGATAGTTCTAACAGCAGTATCCCAAGTAAGAAACATGTTACAGCTATTAATGCGATGAGCAATATTAGCAACACCTCAGCTGTTACTATCGGTGCTATTACAATTACTCCTATAACATCAACTGCAAACTCTACGTCGAGTACAACTAATACAACGGATACGTCAAGGcacaaagaacaaaaagattcAAAGTCGAAAGATATGAAACGGGATCGAGaacgagacagagatagagacagaagtCACAATGATAGAGGCATGGACAGATTAAATTGTGGAAAAGATGAACGGATCAGAAGGGATAGTGGTAGTTATAATATGGGTGGACATTATAGTGGGAGTAGAGAAGACGATCATTGGATTTTACCTAGGGACACAAGAGATATGAGAGATGGAAG ATTTACGGATCACAAACGTGATAGATTTGAATCTTACGGACGTTTGTCTGGTGGATATCAtcgagacagagaaagagatagagatcgTGGTATgcatataaacgataaaagaag TAATTTTTATAGGTATCCATCTGGACCACCAAGCTATGGATACGGTCCAGGTAGCTATGGAAGTGGAGGTGGCGGCTACGCACCAAATGACATGCCACCAAGCCATTTTAGAGGTCGAGGATATCCAGGAGATAGTTATTCGAATGAATGGCGACCTAGTAAGGATTATAGAAGAGATTATGATAGGAGGCCGCCACCACCAAATGCCAATTCCTAG